One Armatimonadota bacterium genomic region harbors:
- a CDS encoding carbohydrate kinase family protein — protein MKITVIGAIVYDEIITLDGARRESFGGITYNLAALSSIVDDGVELHPLTNVAEDRWEGVMELLARYPLVRADAVARVPGKLTATRLVYTSPTWREETVLHMMQPLTPQRVTAAFDADAVLVNFVNGTEMDLDAFVALREGARGYLHVDIHSKVAHWDEHGRKSHAPFADWREWVRRVDAAQMNEFECEQLMGRKLSTQDDYVQAGAEIVAAGAPIALITLGPQGSVLVYRREDGIYWVATPALRVDRVVDATGCGDSFSAGFTWNYLQSRDPVQASAAANIVAGINCTIAGIGQLEAARDALAQIPTAFPDLHAKIISGWRGERVEGF, from the coding sequence ATGAAGATCACCGTCATTGGTGCCATTGTTTACGATGAGATCATCACCCTCGACGGGGCGCGCCGCGAGTCGTTCGGCGGCATCACCTATAACCTGGCCGCCCTGTCGTCCATTGTGGACGACGGGGTGGAGTTGCATCCGCTGACCAATGTCGCTGAGGATCGCTGGGAAGGGGTGATGGAGCTGCTGGCGCGCTATCCGCTGGTGCGCGCCGATGCGGTGGCGCGAGTCCCCGGCAAGCTCACCGCCACGCGCCTGGTCTATACCAGCCCGACCTGGCGGGAGGAGACCGTGCTGCACATGATGCAGCCGCTCACCCCGCAGCGCGTGACCGCGGCGTTCGACGCCGACGCGGTGCTGGTCAACTTCGTCAACGGCACCGAGATGGACCTCGACGCCTTCGTCGCCCTGCGCGAGGGCGCGCGCGGCTACCTGCACGTTGACATCCACAGCAAGGTCGCGCACTGGGACGAACACGGCAGGAAGTCCCACGCGCCGTTCGCCGATTGGCGGGAATGGGTGAGGCGAGTGGATGCTGCGCAGATGAACGAGTTCGAGTGCGAGCAACTCATGGGCCGCAAGCTGAGCACGCAGGACGACTACGTGCAGGCCGGGGCAGAGATCGTGGCGGCGGGGGCGCCCATCGCCCTCATCACCCTGGGGCCGCAGGGGTCGGTGCTGGTGTACCGGCGCGAGGACGGCATCTACTGGGTGGCCACCCCGGCATTACGCGTTGACCGGGTGGTGGATGCCACCGGCTGCGGCGATTCCTTCTCCGCCGGCTTCACCTGGAACTACTTGCAGTCGCGCGACCCGGTGCAGGCGAGCGCCGCGGCCAACATCGTCGCCGGGATCAACTGCACCATCGCCGGCATCGGACAACTTGAGGCCGCGCGCGATGCGCTGGCGCAGATCCCCACCGCCTTCCCCGATCTCCACGCCAAGATCATCTCCGGCTGGCGGGGAGAGCGGGTGGAGGGATTCTGA
- a CDS encoding CPBP family intramembrane glutamic endopeptidase, with translation MIDGATASETEQGGYTRPSRKVQLAEVSVLLFLVLPQMLLAAFVRDHRGDWTFPLVAVSSITRYLALLVLIFFLLWRNGEPLSSIGWRAAKAAREIALGIALVGPLRLAWTMFAALLSVLGRSERWRVPQLPAPAGWPQFVLAFFYLVVVAVTEETFFRGYLLLRLHAVTGKIWPALLLSAAAFAIEHTYQGSTGMAWAFGGGLAFGVVYLWRKSLIAPAVTHLLVDITFLLRASIHAG, from the coding sequence GTGATAGATGGCGCGACCGCCAGCGAGACCGAGCAAGGAGGTTATACACGACCCAGCCGCAAGGTGCAGCTCGCCGAGGTGTCGGTGCTGCTGTTCCTGGTTCTGCCTCAGATGCTCCTCGCGGCGTTCGTGCGCGATCATCGCGGGGACTGGACCTTCCCGCTGGTCGCGGTGTCCTCAATCACGAGATATCTCGCCCTGCTCGTCCTGATCTTCTTCCTCCTGTGGCGCAATGGCGAGCCGCTCAGCTCCATCGGCTGGCGGGCGGCGAAGGCGGCAAGAGAGATCGCCCTGGGGATTGCACTGGTCGGGCCGCTGCGACTGGCGTGGACGATGTTTGCGGCGCTGCTCTCGGTGCTCGGACGGTCCGAGCGATGGCGTGTGCCCCAACTCCCCGCGCCCGCGGGCTGGCCGCAATTCGTGCTCGCCTTCTTCTACCTGGTGGTCGTGGCTGTGACCGAGGAAACCTTCTTTCGCGGATACCTGCTTCTGCGTCTCCACGCGGTGACTGGAAAGATTTGGCCAGCGCTGTTATTGTCGGCGGCGGCCTTCGCCATTGAGCACACCTATCAGGGATCGACGGGAATGGCTTGGGCCTTCGGGGGTGGACTCGCCTTTGGCGTCGTTTACCTCTGGCGCAAGAGTCTGATCGCGCCGGCGGTCACTCACTTGCTTGTGGACATCACCTTTCTACTGCGCGCGTCCATACACGCGGGCTGA
- a CDS encoding sugar phosphate isomerase/epimerase family protein, whose translation MKKGISIWCFPGGLPLREIMQQAKQAGFEGIELDLREEGEMSPDWSAAQVKDLRLYAHDLGLEIASFAMGIGWKYPLVTRDAALAHKAKELLATSLRFAQLLETDVVLSVPGTVTPDMPYDEAYERGVAVYRECAATAEDHGVIIGPEIVWNKFLYSPLEFARFIDDIGHPYVQAYFDVGNVLLFGYPDQWIRILGKRICKVHIKDFQRGPTFTGPLNFTTLLNGDVDYPAVTAALGQIGYDGYLIAEVGPISPAFPRYLIEETSRAMDKILGRR comes from the coding sequence ATGAAAAAAGGAATCAGCATCTGGTGTTTCCCCGGCGGCCTGCCGCTGCGGGAGATCATGCAACAAGCGAAGCAGGCCGGCTTCGAGGGCATCGAGCTCGACCTCAGGGAAGAGGGAGAGATGTCGCCGGATTGGAGCGCCGCGCAGGTCAAGGACCTGCGGCTTTACGCTCACGATCTCGGCCTCGAAATCGCCAGCTTCGCCATGGGCATCGGTTGGAAGTATCCCCTGGTCACGCGCGATGCGGCGCTGGCGCACAAGGCCAAGGAGCTGCTGGCGACCAGCCTGCGCTTCGCCCAGCTCCTGGAGACCGATGTCGTGCTCAGCGTCCCCGGCACCGTTACCCCCGACATGCCTTACGATGAGGCCTATGAGCGCGGGGTCGCCGTCTATCGGGAATGCGCCGCGACTGCGGAGGACCACGGCGTCATCATCGGCCCCGAGATCGTGTGGAACAAGTTCCTCTACAGCCCGCTGGAGTTCGCGCGTTTCATAGACGACATCGGCCATCCTTACGTCCAGGCGTATTTCGACGTCGGCAACGTGCTGCTCTTCGGCTATCCCGACCAGTGGATTCGCATCCTGGGCAAGCGCATCTGCAAGGTGCACATCAAGGATTTCCAGCGCGGGCCGACCTTTACCGGCCCCCTCAACTTCACCACCCTGCTCAACGGCGACGTGGACTACCCGGCGGTGACGGCGGCGCTCGGGCAAATCGGCTACGACGGGTATCTGATCGCCGAGGTCGGGCCCATCAGCCCGGCTTTCCCGCGCTATCTGATCGAGGAGACCTCGCGGGCGATGGACAAGATCCTGGGCAGAAGATGA